A genomic segment from Scomber japonicus isolate fScoJap1 chromosome 11, fScoJap1.pri, whole genome shotgun sequence encodes:
- the piga gene encoding phosphatidylinositol N-acetylglucosaminyltransferase subunit A → MGQRRRAAAVNNPSSQRVSGAPAEAVRVPSRKHNICMVSDFFYPNMGGVESHIYQLSQCLIEKGHKVVIATHAYGRRKGIRYLTNGLKVYYLPLQVMYNQSTATTCFHSLPLLRCVFVRERITVVHAHSSFSAMAHDALFHAKTMGLNTIFTDHSLFGFADVSSVLTNKLLTVSLCDTNHIVCVSYTSKENTVLRAALNPEIVSVIPNAVDPTDFTPDPSQRQDNRITIVVISRLVYRKGIDLLGGIIPELCLKHPDLHFLIGGEGPKRIVLEEVREKYQLHDRVRLLGALEHKDVCGVLVQGHIFLNTSLTEAFCMAIVEGASCGLQVVSTRVGGIPEVLPEDLITLCEPTVRSLCAGLETVIAQHRSGSVPSPASIHACVQNLYTWRNVAERTEKVYDRVVGEEVLPLHRRLQRLRSHCGPVAGSIFAFVAVLNYLFLLLLQWLVPDRFMDMAMDATGPLGLWKQEPSSKHRALSKSAMKQTAEPEISR, encoded by the exons ATGGGTCAAAGAAGAAGAGCGGCAGCTGTCAATAATCCTTCATCTCAGAGAGTTTCTGGAGCTCCTGCAGAGGCTGTCAGGGTCCCCAGCAGGAAGCACAACATCTGCATGGTGTCAGACTTCTTCTATCCTAATATGGGAGGAGTGGAAAGTCACATTTACCAGCTATCCCAGTGTCTGATTGAAAAGGGGCATAAGGTGGTAATCGCTACCCATGCTTATGGCAGGAGGAAAGGCATCCGGTACCTGACTAATGGACTGAAGGTGTACTACCTCCCCCTGCAGGTGATGTACAACCAGTCCACAGCAACCACCTGTTTCCACAGTCTCCCACTGCTGCGCTGCGTGTTTGTCAGGGAACGCATCACTGTGGTGCATGCACATAGCTCGTTCTCAGCTATGGCCCATGATGCACTGTTTCATGCTAAGACCATGGGCCTTAACACG ATATTCACTGACCACTCACTCTTTGGCTTTGCTGATGTGAGCTCTGTACTGACCAACAAGCTCTTGACTGTGTCGCTGTGTGATACAAACCACATTGTGTGCGTGTCATACACCAGTAAGGAGAACACAGTGCTACGTGCCGCACTCAACCCAGAGATCGTCTCTGTTATTCCCAATGCTGTTGACCCCACAGACTTCACTCCTGACCCCTCCCAGCGCCAAGACAACAGGATCACTATTGTTGTGATCAGCCGCCTGGTCTACCGCAAAG GGATTGACCTTCTTGGTGGTATAATCCCAGAGCTCTGCCTCAAACATCCAGATCTGCATTTCCTAATTGGTGGAGAGGGGCCAAAGAGAATAGTGTTGGaagaagtgagagagaaataCCAGCTACATGACAG GGTGCGTCTACTGGGGGCTCTGGAGCACAAAGATGTGTGTGGAGTTCTGGTTCAGGGTCATATCTTCCTCAACACATCTCTGACTGAAGCATTCTGCATGGCCATCGTAGAGGGGGCCAGTTGTGGACTGCAG GTGGTAAGCACTCGTGTGGGGGGCATTCCTGAGGTGTTACCTGAGGATTTGATCACCTTGTGTGAGCCCACTGTGCGGTCATTGTGTGCCGGTCTGGAAACAGTCATCGCCCAGCATCGTTCAGGGTCGGTCCCCTCCCCCGCTTCTATCCACGCATGTGTGCAAAACCTCTATACCTGGAGGAACGTTGCTGAGAGGACTGAAAAA GTGTATGACAGAGTAGTTGGAGAGGAGGTGCTTCCCCTGCATAGACGGTTACAGAGGCTGAGGTCTCACTGCGGCCCAGTGGCTGGCTCCATCTTTGCATTTGTTGCTGTTCTGAACTACctcttcctgctgctcctgcagTGGTTGGTGCCTGATCGCTTCATGGACATGGCAATGGATGCCACTGGTCCTCTAGGACTGTGGAAGCAAGAACCAAGCAGTAAACACAGAGCTCTGTCTAAAAGTGCcatgaaacaaacagcagaaccAGAGATTTCGCGATAG
- the asb11 gene encoding ankyrin repeat and SOCS box protein 11, with protein MAAVQTEVSLYSQPWQRPMHIYGGLVCNSLMADSWSDRTPLHEAAYHGRLLHLRSLIAQGFHVDTLTMDRVSPLHEACLGGHYGCAKFLLDSGANVDAVSTDGATPLFNSCSNGSAACVRLILQHSASIHTTYLLASPIHEAAKKDHRECLELLISYGAHIDMELPVVGTPLYTACMARAAACVDVLLHSGADVQLGCGQDSPLHAAVQEGGADIVDLLLDFGADGCCRNAEGKTPLYLCGPNSTVRIALQKRGPCSLSQLCRLCIRRTLGRTRLHSASSLFLPPIIKDFLLYQ; from the exons ATGGCTGCTGTTCAAACAGAGGTATCTCTGTACTCGCAACCTTGGCAGAGGCCTATGCACATCTATGGGGGGCTGGTGTGCAACTCTCTGATGGCTG ACTCCTGGTCGGACAGAACTCCTCTCCATGAAGCAGCCTACCATGGCAGACTGCTCCACCTCAGATCCCTCATTGCTCAG GGCTTCCATGTAGACACACTCACCATGGATAGGGTCTCTCCGCTCCACGAGgcttgtcttggtggccattaTGGTTGTGCAAAGTTCCTGCTGGACAGTGGTGCAAAT GTGGATGCAGTATCAACAGATGGCGCCACCCCTCTCTTCAACTCCTGCAGCAATGGGAGTGCTGCCTGTGTCAGGCTGATCTTGCAGCACAGTGCCTCCATCCACACCACATACCTGCTGGCATCGCCCATCCATGAGGCCGCCAAGAaag ATCACAGAGAGTGTTTGGAGCTGCTGATCTCGTATGGAGCTCACATTGACATGGAGCTGCCAGTTGTAGGGACACCGCTGTATACTGCCTGCATGGCCCGAGCCGCAGCCTGCGTAGATGTGCTACTACACTCAG GGGCCGATGTTCAATTAGGGTGTGGGCAGGACAGCCCATTACATGCTGCAGTTCAAGAGGGAGGAGCTGACATAGTGGATCTTCTGCTGGACTTTGGGGCTGACGGGTGTTGTAGGAATGCTGAGGGCAAGACCCCTCTGTATCTGTGCGGGCCAAACAGCACAGTGAGAATTGCTCTGCAGAAAAGAG GTCCCTGCTCTCTGTCTCAGCTGTGTCGTTTGTGTATCCGCCGAACTCTGGGAAGGACTCGTCTCCATAGCGCATCCAGCCTCTTCCTTCCACCAATTATCAAGGACTTCCTCCTCTACCAATGA